The nucleotide window CGCCGAGCATTCTTTCGCCTTGTGTCCCACCTGGCCGCAACGGTAGCACAGTTGGGACCTATCTATGTCAGAAGGACATTTTGCCCTCACGTGTCCCGGCTCCAAGCACCGGTAACATCTTTGGGCACGCGCTTCCAGCAGCTTGACATGCGCCGACACCCATCCAACCAGTAGTCTTCCCTTTCCAGCCACCTTTTTAGCTGCAGCGATAGGACAGCGAACCCATACCGAACCTAGGCTCCAGGGATCCGATTTTATGTCGCCCACTTTGACCTCCTGGATCGCACAGTCACCGGCTTGCACAATCGCCGCAGCGATGTCCTCTGATGTCACCGAGTCATCTAGGCCAGATACGCGCAATTCGACACATTTTGTAGGCCGAGACACTCTGACTTCCTCAGGACTGAACAGCTGGCTAAGTTTCTCAGCCAATTTATCTGCTTTTGGACCGCTGGCGGCCCCCGGTACCTCCAGTAGTCGCGCGCCGGTAGCTGCAACTTTGAACCGAACAGATTGAATGTCCAGTTCAGACAAGTCAACCTGTGTTTTGGCCGCTGCAATCACCCTTTTATAAGTGATGCCCTTCTCTTCGGCCTCAGGCTGCAAGGACAAGACCACAGCAGTAGAGCGGGGTGGGCGCAGTTTGCTGGCCTCTTGCTTTTGTGACCGTGGTGACGTAGCTGCTCCAATTGCTGCGAGCTTTCCCTTCTGCTGCGGTCCCCTTCCCGCCTTCTTTTTCTTGCCTCCTTTAGCCTCTATGTTCCACGCTTTATCCGTGGCTATAGGGGCTGAAGGCAAAGCCCTAGGAGCAGGTTTGGCGGCACCGCGAACCGCGGCGGCTTCGACTGCTGCAAGGGTCGTCTTCTTCTTGTTCCTCTTCTTCCCTTTCTGGGGCTCCTCTGTGAGATTTGGAGGACCTCGCCGTACCTTTGGATTGGGTTTGGGAGCGGGTTCGGACTCCTGGCTGTGAGGAGCCTGGTGCCTCCTCGTTAGCATCTCGCCGTTGCCGCCTGCGACTCCTTGTGTACTGGCGTCGCGCTGCGATACCCGATTCTCGCAGTTGTGCCAATTCTGCGGACCACCAATACACTTGGCGTTTTGGAAGAAAGGGCCCCGCTCGTGGCATGGCAGCATCACAGGTGTCAGTCATGGCATCCCTTAGCCATGAGGCTTCAACTTCGACGTCCAAAGAACCTTCGGGTGCCGGCAGCCAGGCCTTAACGAGGGCCGCCTCCTCCAGCACTTCACGGTCCAGTCGTTTTAGCGCCCATCGAGGGTTGTTCCCCCTTGGAAGACTTCTAGGGCTTATCGACACGGTCGTGGGTGTGGAAATATTGAACCTAATGTAGCGATGGTCCGAAAGGGTCTCTACATCCTCCAAACATTTCCAGTCGTTAACACGCCGTGCCAGAGGAGCGCTCGCAAACGTAACGTCGACAATTGAGCCCCCCTGTTGCCGCACACATGTGTTCACGGTCCCCCGATTTATCACAGCCAGTCCGTACGCAACAGCCCATTCCTCCAGGCACTGCCCAAAAGGATCTGTTACCCGAGAACCCCACTCCCTGGACTTTGCATTTAAATCTCCGGCAAATAGAACAGGTGTCGGGTGCAGCTGTCTGACTATGGCACCCACTTCCACGAGGAACTGCTCAAAATTCGCTAGACTATCGTTGGGCGAGAAGTAGGCACCAACAACAGCAATCTTCTCATATGTTGCCGCCACAAAACCGTGACCCCTTACGACGCCTTGAAAAGGTGGGAAGCTAGTTGCGCTCCGCGACACCAGGGCCACAGTACTGTCTAGGTCCCCGACCCATTCTGCTCTGGCAGGAACAGTGTATGGCTCCGCTATCACTGCTATATTTATTAACCACTGCGCCATACTCTGGAACAGAAGGTCCTGAGCCCTGGCGCAGTGATTAAGATTCGCCTGCAGAACTTGGATGGCCATATTTAACTGGCGTCCATTTCTGAAACCCCCTGAGTCTCGTCCACAGTAGTAGTGGATGGGTGGACAGGCTGCGAGGAGACCCGGGAGCCATCGCCAGCCTTTGTCTTCGTTCTCTTGGGTGGAGCAGAACAGCTCTTGCTCCCTACCCTATGACCCGCCTCTTTGCCCAACGTTGCACAGACATTGCAATGCGGCGCCGCCGAGCATTCTTTCGCCTTGTGTCCCACCTGGCCGCAACGGTAGCACAGTTGGGACCTATCTATGTCAGAAGGACATTTTGCCCTCACGTGTCCCGGCTCCAAGCACCGGTAACATCTTTGGGCACGCGCTTCCAGCAGCTTGACATGCGCCGACACCCATCCAACCAGTAGTCTTCCCTTTCCAGCCACCTTTTTAGCTGCAGCGATAGGACAGCGAACCCATACCGAACCTAGGCTCCAGGGATCCGATTTTATGTCGCCCACTTTGACCTCCTGGATCGCACAGTCACCGGCTTGCACAATCGCCGCAGCGATGTCCTCTGATGTCACCGAGTCATCTAGGCCAGATACGCGCAATTCGACACATTTTGTAGGCCGAGACACTCTGACTTCCTCAGGACTGAACAGCTGGCTAAGTTTCTCAGCCAATTTATCTGCTTTTGGACCGCTGGCGGCCCCCGGTACCTCCAGTAGTCGCGCGCCGGTAGCTGCAACTTTGAACCGAACAGATTGAATGTCCAGTTCAGACAAGTCAACCTGTGTTTTGGCCGCTGCAATCACCCTTTTATAAGTGATGCCCTTCTCTTCGGCCTCAGGCTGCAAGGACAAGACCACAGCAGTAGAGCGGGGTGGGCGCAGTTTGCTGGCCTCTTGCTTTTGTGACCGTGGTGACGTAGCTGCTCCAATTGCTGCGAGCTTTCCCTTCTGCTGCGGTCCCCTTCCCGCCTTCTTTTTCTTGCCTCCTTTAGCCTCTATGTTCCACGCTTTATCCGTGGCTATAGGGGCTGAAGGCAAAGCCCTAGGAGCAGGTTTGGCGGCACCGCGAACCGCGGCGGCTTCGACTGCTGCAAGGGTCGTCTTCTTCTTGTTCCTCTTCTTCCCTTTCTGGGGCTCCTCTGTGAGATTTGGAGGACCTCGCCGTACCTTTGGATTGGGTTTGGGAGCGGGTTCGGACTCCTGGCTGTGAGGAGCCTGGTGCCTCCGGTCAGCAGCCAACGGGGGCCGCATTGGTTGGGCCGGCAGTAGCCTACCCTCCAGCTCCAAAGCTCCTAACCTCGCGTCTAGCATTAGCCCCATCTGCGCCGTCATGGAGCGCATCATTTCTTCCGTGTTGGGGAACCCTGCAGTATCCTTGCGGGAGCTGCCGGATGGCTGCAGATGTTCTGTGGGCAGAGGTGGGGCTGGGGACGGCCTCTTAAATTGGTCCCGGAAATCTGCTCTCAGCTGTGCCATCTCAGCTTTTAATTCAGTCAGTTGTGCGCGCAGGCTATCATTTTGGGCCTGCAGATGCCTCGTCTCCTCTGAAGTAGTGCGCTCTAAAAGGCACTCGAATGTTTCTTTAATAGACACTGCCGCGTCCTTCAGTGCCTTTACAAACGTGCCTTTTAGATTGCCGGAATTTTTGGCAACCAATGTTATTGCGTCCAGGCTTGTCTGCACGCGCTGGGAGAGCGCAGCCGCAGAGAGGACATCCTGCGCACAGGGCGAGACGGAGCCAGCCAGCCTTGGGCCGCTTGTCTGACTGCGAATTAAAAATGGCAGCTGTATGCCAGCCACTTCTTCTTCTGCCCTCAATCTCATCTCTTCTCTTTTGGCGCGGTTGTACTCTTCTTTGGCTTTGGTGAGACCAACGTACTGTCCCGTGGTTGGGGGCCGACCGCGACCTCGCTTTGAAGCCGACTGAGACCGCTTTTCAGTGGTCTCGTCTGAGTCTGACCCCAAGCCGCCGCGACCGCGCTTCCGCCAGAACCTCCTCCTCCTTTCGGTGTCACTTAGTGAATAACAGCTCATGTCCGAGTCAGACTCGGCACCATCACCATGCTTGTTATCGGGAGCTGGCTCCGAGCGGATACTGAGCATGCTCGCTGTATCGGATTCAATGTCCACACCTTTATCGCCCACGTGAGCTTCCGCCTCTTTCCTCTTTGTGCTACTAGACGGAGCTGGAGTTTGGGACTCATCGCAGCGAGAGAGATTCACCCTTAAGTCCGGAAGCGATCTCCGACTCCCCGGTCGACTCTGTGATTCTTCTCTAGTTAAGGCTTCCGGTACCTCGCTCTTTGAGGGAGACACTGTCCTTGCCGACACCACCGTGGTCTCCTTGGATTCTTTGGAGGTCTTAGGGCCCGGTCTGCCCTTGCCAACGAACCGACCCTTACAGTCCCTCTCTGGCGATCCTCCACCCCTCAGTCTTAGAGTGCCCAGCTCTGAGCACTCTTCCGTATTCCAGTCTAGGTCGTTGGTGTTGGAGTGCGACATCAGGTCACAGTCCTTCACCTCCAGATCAACTAAATCCTTATTCCACGTAGCATCAATGTCCATATTCGTTACGCCAAGGTTGTGTTCACGGAGACCGGCAACCTGCCGGCCTACGAGGCGATTGTTGCCCACCCCTGCATACGGAGGGCAGCCGGTCACCGAAGTGAGCGGACGGGATTCCTCCTTTTGGAGACCCGCCAGGGGATTATTTTCACAATCAACCTTCCTTTTACTTTACCAATGCTCCACATCGTCGTCTCTTTTTTCGGGGGTGAGCTCCCCCGCACGCTTGGCACTGGACTCCCTCCAGCCATGCATCCCATCGGCACGATCTGCTCACCTTGGGATTGGGGatttattatagtggttttctccACGCAGCGCTACTCTCAATGAGCAGCGCCCCCGGCCCGCTACGTGCAGGTTACGGGTTGCCCGACAGGGGGCCGAAACCCATCCAGCAGCCACATGACTGTGACCGCCAGGCCTGCCGCGCCGCGAGCCTTGAAGGCTCGCCATCCCACACCGCCAAATCGGCCGCTGGCCCTAAACGGGGCCCCGACAACAGACGGTGCAATCGCACCACCTCCACGACAGCTGCATTCCCTGACACTTCAGATTAGCTGAAGCATGTCGGGAGCAGTCAACCATAATGACACGGCACCAAAGTCAACGCAGGAGATGACTCAACTGCCATGACCACACTGACTGGTAGTTCGCAGAGGGAGAATGGCGAACGCGCAACTGAGCGGCTATCCTCCCCCTCCCAGGGTGCACCACGAGGAGGTCTACCAATCCCGCACcccaaccttttttttttttttttttttgttgaggaGGGGAAAAAATGCAATTACGCATACCACTCGGGTGCGGGGACGGACCCGAgcggttatgtgggactccttgggctaatgagacccaaGTCTACCCACTAAACAACCCCCCCGTCTGCCGCCATTGTGCTGTAACGGTGGGCTGTAGGAACGCTCGCGCTTTACTTCTACAGCACCACCAGCACCGGTCCGTGTTGGCGGACCATCGCCTCCGGAGGCCCTTGATGGCCTCGTTTCTGTGGACCGTATCCAGTACGGTCACCCTCTCAGGGACCACGTGTGTGGCGGATGACAGGCGTCCCCGTGCCTGTCATCCTGCGGTCAACCTACGGAGGCAGGCGGCGGTCATGTGCGAGCCGTCTGCGTCGAGCACGCTTGCGGCGCCGTTGGTCGGCCATTGGGTCGGACTCTCTGGCGCGTTCCGCCATTTCCTTCTGCTGAAGAACGTCTTCGCAGAAGGTCTTAACCGCTTGCCATGAACCTTCGCTCTCTACCATGGCCTTGACCACGGCCGGCAGCGACAGGTCCGGCCCCACTTTTGCAATCAGGTCGTCTCGCTCCGGCCCCCACACTGGGCATTCCTCCAGTGTGTGTTGTGCGGTGTCGATTGCTGCGCCACATTCGTGGCACTCATCCGTTGGTTCTCTGCCGGCAATTTTGTGCAGATATCTCCCGAAGCAGCCATGCCCCGAGAGAATCTGCACAAGCCGGAAGGTGAGAGCACCGTGCGGTCGTTCTAGCCACTGGGACATGACCGGTCGGATCGCCGCAATTGTCCGGACTCCCGCACTTGGTCGCTCGAGCCGGTTCACCCACTCTTCAATTGCCTCACGAGAGAGCTCTTCTCGTTTGGCCTCAATCTCGCGCGGTGCTGGCCAGAAATCCCGGGCCCGCGCCTCCTCGCGCCAGAAGAAAACTGACGCAAGGGCTCTCGCGTCCAAGTCCCATGGCAGGGATCCAGCCAGCACGCATGCAGCTTCGCTGGAAATTGTCCCGTAGCCCCGTATAGATCTTATTGCCATCACCCGTTGCGCTTGGCGCATTTGGGTGACGTTCTTGCCAGTAAGACCGCCAGCCCAGACTGGGGCTCCGTACAGGGCTATAGAGCGTACGACTCCCGAGTACAGACGCCGGCATGAACTTTTCGGCCCCCCTATATTCGGGAGCAGGCGTCCGAGCGCACCAGCCGCACCCAGCAGCTTCGGAGTCAGCCGCTCGAAGTGGGCCTGAAAAGACCAACGGCTGTCTAGGGTGATGCCCAAATACCGCATGGTAGGCTTGATGGCAATCTGCACGCCTCCCACGATTATATGAGCCCCGGGCGGAGGCGTCCTCCTGGGCCCGTGAAAGCAGATAGCCTCCGATTTGTTCAAGGCGACCTCTAGACCTAGCCGTCTTATTTTGCCTACTGTATGGGCTACGGCCGCCGTGGCTAGAATAGCGGCTTCTCTGAATGAGGCCCCCCGCGCCGTCACAAGTGTGTCGTCGGCGTAACACACCAGGTCGACCCCACGCAGAAGTGCTCCCCGTAACACCCAATCATATCCAATGTTCCACAGGAGTGGCCCCAACActgacccctgtggaacaccgcacACCATTTCCCGACGCCCCCACTCATGCTGCCCGGGGAAGGCCACGAACCGCCGCAGCAGGTAGGCCTTCACTATTCGGCTGAGATGGTGGGGCACTTGGTGGTATAACAGCGCCTCATTTATGCAATCCCAGGGGAGAGTGTTAAAGGCGTTGGCAATGTCTAATGACACTGCCAAGACGACCTCACCCTGGGACACTGCATCCTCCGCCAGTTTCTTTACCCGCAAGATCGCGTGGACTGTTGAGCGACCCCTGCGGAATCCGTACTGGCAATCAGCCAGGTCCGGCCCTTCCGTCATTAAGTGCTTGATAAGACG belongs to Cydia splendana chromosome 26, ilCydSple1.2, whole genome shotgun sequence and includes:
- the LOC134803598 gene encoding uncharacterized protein LOC134803598, with translation MDIDATWNKDLVDLEVKDCDLMSHSNTNDLDWNTEECSELGTLRLRGGGSPERDCKGRFVGKGRPGPKTSKESKETTVVSARTVSPSKSEVPEALTREESQSRPGSRRSLPDLRVNLSRCDESQTPAPSSSTKRKEAEAHVGDKGVDIESDTASMLSIRSEPAPDNKHGDGAESDSDMSCYSLSDTERRRRFWRKRGRGGLGSDSDETTEKRSQSASKRGRGRPPTTGQYVGLTKAKEEYNRAKREEMRLRAEEEVAGIQLPFLIRSQTSGPRLAGSVSPCAQDVLSAAALSQRVQTSLDAITLVAKNSGNLKGTFVKALKDAAVSIKETFECLLERTTSEETRHLQAQNDSLRAQLTELKAEMAQLRADFRDQFKRPSPAPPLPTEHLQPSGSSRKDTAGFPNTEEMMRSMTAQMGLMLDARLGALELEGRLLPAQPMRPPLAADRRHQAPHSQESEPAPKPNPKVRRGPPNLTEEPQKGKKRNKKKTTLAAVEAAAVRGAAKPAPRALPSAPIATDKAWNIEAKGGKKKKAGRGPQQKGKLAAIGAATSPRSQKQEASKLRPPRSTAVVLSLQPEAEEKGITYKRVIAAAKTQVDLSELDIQSVRFKVAATGARLLEVPGAASGPKADKLAEKLSQLFSPEEVRVSRPTKCVELRVSGLDDSVTSEDIAAAIVQAGDCAIQEVKVGDIKSDPWSLGSVWVRCPIAAAKKVAGKGRLLVGWVSAHVKLLEARAQRCYRCLEPGHVRAKCPSDIDRSQLCYRCGQVGHKAKECSAAPHCNVCATLGKEAGHRVGSKSCSAPPKRTKTKAGDGSRVSSQPVHPSTTTVDETQGVSEMDAS